The following proteins are encoded in a genomic region of Amia ocellicauda isolate fAmiCal2 chromosome 6, fAmiCal2.hap1, whole genome shotgun sequence:
- the elfn2a gene encoding extracellular leucine-rich repeat and fibronectin type III domain containing 2a, whose protein sequence is MSNSLPHLLLLLLLLLFPLPNPARGDCWLIEGDKGYVWLAICSQNQPPYETIPQHINSTVHDLRLNENKLKVVLFSSLSRFTNLTDLNLTKNEISYVEDGAFAGQANLQVLQLGYNRLTNLTEGMLRGLGRLQCLFVQHNLIESISPSAFWECPGLSSLDLSSNKLARLDPSTFSGLGRLMVCELAGNPFHCGCDLFSFLAWLEAFNNVTRTYDRLQCETPRELFGFSLLSPLGGTGGGGGGGGGGGGQGHNAKSVLASMCRDGVIIPGLATLSSPQDPYEGSGGPDAAEMLGPFQPTLPSTADPAVSPSIKLHQVSLSSATILVQIPRPYSKMYILVQYNSSYVSDVKNLKNRKEIITLDKLEAHTNYTFCVASIRNQQRHNHTCLRFSTRAQGPDDMRPSPSTTTHYIMTVLGCLFGMLIVLGLVYYCLRKRRLQEEKEKSISVKKTILEMRYGPEVAAAATGAGVGVDPSKLHDPGHHHHHHHPHRHGKIPTTTTSSSSSSCHPAGGGGPGTGSSRLSSIPQAEKLATAFSEAAALAAAAAASKGNYMDVRTSEGGVRGGLGMGRGGGEGEPREGEGSEGGSGGGGGGEEEESDDDGRGSVSEISTIAKEVDKVNQIINNCIDALKLDSVANAAAAAAATAAQHPPSLPPPLATTAPSSSSSASSASSCASSCASSSCPAPSLSRGLLPVSSEACHMLAAAASCSSPKLLPPPPLPLGLAHPHPHPHPPLSLPLSERPGISGGTFLSPPYRDPPPPSAARPLQRQLSADAAVGGGALGPGKKRCSVSSGGSIRSARVFSLDVPEPRSPDPGLYPERSSPLSCGEPLERLPLMGSGGGGGGGGGGGGGGAGGGGSSAVLHHLEVGGAYHCSEHRHSFPALYYEGPAEPSPSSPPSSAASTSSQKASVFLKPLGRAKRDATASYSQLSPRHHYSGYSSSPEYSSESTLRIWERFRPYRKGPRDAASCVTAGHALRKKVQFAKDEDLHDILDYWKGVSAQQKL, encoded by the exons TGAGCCGCTTCACCAACCTGACAGACCTCAACTTAACCAAGAATGAGATCTCCTATGTGGAGGACGGGGCCTTTGCTGGCCAGGCTAACCTGCAGGTGTTGCAGTTGGGCTACAACCGGCTGACCAACCTGACAGAGGGCATGCTGCGGGGCCTGGGCCGCCTGCAGTGCCTCTTCGTGCAGCACAACCTCATCGAGTCCATCTCACCCAGCGCCTTCTGGGAGTGCCCAGGCCTCAGCAGCCTGGACCTGTCCTCCAACAAGCTGGCCCGGCTGGACCCGTCCACCTTCAGCGGGCTGGGCCGGCTGATGGTGTGCGAGTTGGCTGGCAACCCCTTCCACTGTGGCTGTGACCTCTTCAGCTTTTTGGCCTGGCTGGAGGCCTTCAACAACGTCACGCGTACCTACGACCGCCTGCAGTGCGAGACACCCCGGGAGTTATTTGGGTTCTCTTTGCTCAGTCCACTGGGAGGTACCGGGGgcggcggcgggggagggggcggTGGGGGGGGACAAGGCCACAACGCCAAGTCCGTCCTGGCCTCCATGTGCCGTGACGGCGTGATTATCCCAGGCTTGGCCACCCTCTCCTCCCCCCAGGACCCATATGAGGGCTCGGGCGGGCCGGACGCGGCAGAGATGCTTGGCCCCTTCCAGCCCACCCTGCCCTCCACCGCCGACCCCGCTGTGAGCCCCAGCATCAAGTTGCACCAGGTCTCCCTCTCCTCGGCCACAATACTGGTCCAGATCCCTCGGCCCTACAGCAAGATGTATATCCTGGTACAGTACAACAGCAGTTACGTGTCCGACGTCAAGAACCTAAAGAACCGCAAAGAGATCATCACCCTGGACAAACTGGAGGCCCACACAAACTACACCTTCTGCGTGGCCTCTATCCGCAACCAGCAGCGGCACAACCACACCTGCCTGCGATTCTCAACTCGTGCCCAGGGCCCCGATGACATGCGGCCCAGCCCCTCCACCACCACTCACTACATCATGACCGTGCTGGGCTGCCTCTTCGGGATGCTTATCGTATTGGGCCTGGTCTATTACTGCCTGCGCAAGCGGCGGCTGCAGGAAGAGAAGGAAAAGTCCATCAGTGTCAAGAAGACCATCCTGGAGATGCGCTACGGGCCCGAGGTAGCGGCAGCGGCAACGGGGGCAGGGGTTGGCGTCGACCCCTCCAAGCTCCACGACCCaggccaccaccaccaccaccaccacccccaccgACACGGCAAgatccccaccaccaccacctcctcctcctcttcctcctgccacccagcaggaggaggaggcccAGGCACAGGTTCCTCCCGCCTTTCCTCCATCCCTCAGGCTGAGAAACTGGCCACGGCATTCTCTGAGGCCGCTGCactggctgctgctgctgctgcctccAAGGGGAACTACATGGATGTGCGCACCTCGGAAGGGGGGGTGAGGGGCGGTTTGGGgatggggagagggggaggggagggggaaccgagggagggggagggctcGGAGGGTGGCAGCGGCGGGGGCGGAGGCGGCGAGGAGGAGGAGTCCGACGACGACGGCAGAGGCTCAGTCTCTGAGATCTCCACCATTGCAAAGGAGGTGGACAAGGTCAACCAGATCATCAACAACTGCATCGATGCCCTCAAGCTGGACTCTGTGGCCAATGCTGCCGCTGCCGCTGCCGCCACCGCCGCCCAGCACCCACCGTCCCTACCCCCACCCTTGGCCACCACcgccccctcctcctcttcctccgcatcctccgcctcctcctgcGCCTCCTCCTGTGCCTCTTCCTCTTGTCCCGCCCCTTCCCTGTCCCGGGGCCTTCTCCCCGTGTCCTCCGAGGCCTGCCACATGCTGGCCGCTGCTGCATCCTGCTCCTCCCCCAAGCTGCTGCCACCTCCCCCACTGCCCCTCGGCCTTGCTCacccacacccccacccccatccgcccctttccctccccctctccgaGCGCCCAGGCATCAGCGGTGGCACCTTCCTCTCCCCCCCTTACCGGGACCCTCCACCCCCCTctg CTGCCCGGCCCCTGCAGAGGCAGCTGAGTGCGGACGCCGCGGTGGGAGGGGGAGCTCTGGGCCCAGGCAAGAAGCGCTGCAGCGTGTCCTCGGGGGGGTCCATCCGCAGCGCCCGGGTCTTCTCCTTGGACGTGCCCGAGCCACGCAGCCCCGACCCTGGCCTTTACCCCGAGCGCAGCAGCCCCCTGAGCTGTGGGGAGCCCCTTGAAAGGCTGCCATTGATGGGCAGCGGtggtgggggaggaggaggaggaggaggaggaggaggaggggcagGGGGGGGTGGTAGCAGTGCGGTCCTGCACCACTTAGAAGTGGGTGGGGCCTACCACTGCTCAGAGCATCGCCACTCCTTCCCAGCGCTGTACTACGAGGGCCCTGCAgagccctccccctcctccccgcCTTCCTCTGCCGCCTCCACATCCTCCCAGAAGGCCTCGGTCTTCCTCAAGCCACTGGGCCGTGCCAAACGGGATGCCACCGCCTCCTACTCGCAGCTCTCGCCCCGCCACCACTACTCCGGTTACTCCTCCAGCCCTGAGTACTCCTCGGAGAGCACACTGCGCATCTGGGAGCGCTTCCGACCCTACCGCAAGGGCCCCCGCGACGCTGCCTCCTGCGTGACGGCTGGTCATGCCCTGCGCAAGAAGGTGCAGTTTGCCAAGGACGAGGACCTGCATGACATACTGGACTACTGGAAGGGGGTGTCCGCTCAGCAGAAGCTGTAA